The following are encoded in a window of Rhodothermia bacterium genomic DNA:
- a CDS encoding Hcp family type VI secretion system effector, protein MALNAYLKLKGQKQGEIKGSVTQKGREGKIMVIAVNHEIVSPRDAASGLPTGKRQHKPLVITKELDKSSPLLYNVLVNNENITEFELQFWTPQIGGAVGGGGTEKQHYTVKLTNANIASINFRMLNNKNPELMRYAEYEEIAFTYQKIEWTWNDGGITADDDWESPVV, encoded by the coding sequence ATGGCACTCAATGCTTATCTGAAACTGAAAGGCCAAAAACAAGGCGAAATCAAAGGCAGTGTAACCCAAAAAGGCCGCGAAGGCAAAATCATGGTCATTGCTGTAAACCACGAGATTGTTAGCCCGCGTGATGCAGCCAGTGGCTTACCAACCGGTAAACGGCAACACAAACCCTTGGTCATCACCAAAGAGCTAGACAAGTCTTCACCGCTTCTTTATAATGTTCTCGTTAACAACGAAAACATCACCGAATTTGAACTCCAGTTCTGGACCCCACAAATTGGTGGCGCTGTTGGTGGTGGTGGAACCGAAAAACAACACTATACCGTTAAGCTGACCAACGCAAACATCGCTTCCATAAACTTTCGGATGCTGAACAACAAAAATCCGGAACTCATGCGCTACGCCGAGTACGAGGAAATTGCGTTCACCTACCAAAAAATTGAATGGACTTGGAATGATGGTGGTATCACTGCCGACGATGATTGGGAAAGCCCAGTTGTCTAA
- the tssE gene encoding type VI secretion system baseplate subunit TssE — translation MQASLLDVLLGHFDVQNPVSAVPERDHRIYSVMANLRRLFNTRQGAIEHLPDYGLPDLHTLYRDMPWGAEQLKKLLEEVVRKYEPRLSQVNISYQHTDVNQMRLIFVLRAKLDKKQIVRFQTTITATELIDVSPLRREV, via the coding sequence ATGCAAGCAAGCCTTTTAGACGTCCTTTTGGGACACTTTGACGTACAAAATCCTGTTTCGGCAGTACCCGAACGCGATCATCGGATTTATAGCGTGATGGCGAATCTTCGTCGGTTGTTTAACACCAGACAAGGCGCGATAGAGCATTTGCCGGACTACGGCCTCCCAGACCTGCATACGCTGTACCGTGACATGCCTTGGGGGGCGGAGCAATTAAAAAAACTCTTGGAAGAAGTGGTACGGAAGTATGAACCAAGGCTTTCGCAGGTCAATATCAGTTACCAGCATACGGATGTAAACCAAATGCGGCTTATTTTTGTCCTACGGGCGAAATTAGACAAAAAGCAAATTGTTCGTTTCCAGACCACCATTACGGCCACCGAACTGATAGACGTATCGCCCTTGCGCCGCGAAGTTTAA
- the tssF gene encoding type VI secretion system baseplate subunit TssF, which yields MSRKYYEEEMRYLHEAGKAFAQAHPETARFLNLDSITDRDPYVERLFEGFAFLSGRIHERLDDDLPEYTEGLFNLLWPHYLRPIPGLAILEMQPKVGVIQETTSYVAGTEVISKPVGPENVACRFTTTSDLDVHPLSLSKAEMTWVPGSSSLNLRFDLLKGASFENLRFKNGKLRLFFYADPAIASTLHLFMTRHVRRISLVCGPDDNPFTVSHDQSWVEPCGFKEEDGLLPYSRFSFKGFRLLQEYFSFRPKFWFVDLCGFERFTPEDSPSSFTVRVDFDRSFPEDRRFKTENIRLHCSPIINLFQKDTTPIRVDHLTTEYRINPDTNAPRSYEIYDTTEVVGIEERTNRRHFYKPFYSFERDEKGRFYTTKIRQAPSGQYDLYLSILGSNLDQDLANETLSITSLATNRSLPREHLKEGDISKPPPGFADVVQLRNLTQPTLDRHPPRDQNFFWKLISHLSMNHMSIANPIAFRLLLSLYDWERSEANRKRIEGIRNIQWRPKERVYRGAIIRGSEVVLEVQDGAFADEGDLCLFGLVLSHFLGMYATINSFVYLTLMSMPSGKTYEWSPQKGVKPVL from the coding sequence GTGTCGAGAAAATACTACGAAGAGGAAATGCGGTATCTACATGAGGCTGGTAAGGCATTTGCCCAAGCCCATCCAGAAACCGCCCGTTTTCTGAACTTAGACAGCATCACAGACCGCGACCCCTACGTTGAGCGGCTTTTTGAAGGATTTGCCTTCCTTTCTGGTCGGATTCACGAGCGGTTGGACGATGATTTACCCGAATATACAGAAGGGTTGTTTAACCTTTTGTGGCCCCATTACCTCAGGCCCATTCCGGGTTTGGCCATCTTAGAAATGCAACCCAAAGTTGGGGTCATTCAGGAAACCACCTCTTATGTGGCAGGTACGGAAGTAATCTCAAAGCCAGTCGGTCCCGAAAATGTGGCTTGTCGGTTTACTACCACCAGCGATTTAGATGTACATCCGCTCTCCTTGAGCAAGGCCGAAATGACATGGGTTCCCGGAAGTTCGAGTCTCAATTTGCGTTTCGACCTTTTGAAAGGAGCTTCCTTTGAGAATCTTCGCTTTAAAAATGGAAAACTGCGGCTCTTTTTCTATGCTGACCCCGCTATCGCCTCCACACTCCATTTGTTTATGACCCGTCATGTCAGACGGATTAGTTTGGTGTGTGGGCCGGACGACAATCCTTTTACGGTGTCTCATGACCAATCTTGGGTGGAGCCTTGTGGTTTTAAGGAAGAAGATGGACTATTGCCCTATTCTCGGTTTTCCTTTAAAGGGTTTAGATTGCTCCAAGAATATTTTAGTTTTAGGCCCAAATTCTGGTTTGTGGACTTGTGCGGCTTCGAGCGTTTTACGCCGGAAGATTCTCCTTCCTCATTTACTGTTCGTGTGGACTTTGACCGCTCCTTCCCGGAAGACAGGAGATTTAAAACAGAGAACATCCGCTTGCATTGTTCCCCCATTATCAACCTATTTCAGAAGGATACAACGCCGATTCGTGTGGATCACCTTACGACAGAGTACCGGATCAATCCAGACACCAACGCGCCACGGAGCTATGAAATTTATGATACCACAGAGGTGGTTGGTATTGAGGAACGAACCAATCGCAGGCATTTTTACAAACCTTTCTACTCTTTTGAACGAGACGAAAAAGGCCGATTCTATACCACCAAAATCCGTCAAGCTCCCTCTGGGCAATACGATCTTTACCTCTCGATTTTGGGTTCTAATTTGGATCAGGACTTGGCAAACGAGACCTTGTCTATCACGTCTTTGGCCACAAACAGGAGCTTACCACGCGAACACCTTAAAGAAGGCGATATTTCCAAACCCCCGCCCGGATTTGCCGATGTGGTTCAGTTGCGTAACCTCACCCAGCCGACCTTAGACCGGCATCCGCCGCGAGACCAGAACTTTTTTTGGAAACTGATCTCACACCTTTCCATGAACCACATGTCCATCGCCAATCCTATTGCATTCCGGCTTTTACTCAGTTTATACGACTGGGAACGAAGTGAAGCCAACCGGAAACGGATTGAGGGCATCCGAAATATCCAGTGGCGACCCAAAGAACGGGTGTATCGTGGCGCCATCATTCGCGGATCCGAGGTCGTTCTTGAGGTACAAGATGGTGCTTTCGCAGATGAAGGCGATTTATGCTTGTTCGGATTGGTGCTAAGCCATTTCTTGGGGATGTACGCGACCATCAACTCCTTTGTTTATCTCACCTTAATGAGTATGCCCTCTGGCAAAACCTATGAATGGTCGCCACAAAAGGGCGTAAAACCTGTATTATAA
- the tssG gene encoding type VI secretion system baseplate subunit TssG: MAAIKNKPSHRVMERMLEEPHQFDFFQAVMLLERQYGDLKRTDVYTDNEAHPVFMQPHTGLVFPPSDIKNIQLVKHNALEKPVVTVTFMGLYGIASPLPVYFYDEIATDQAYTIPLKSFLDFFNHRLYQHFYRAWKKYQPSLQAQNEHVDRHAERFYALAGIGLPEERSGQFFSPLRLAAFAGRLSSPTRNAEGLRAILEAFFDNTQARIQENIPRWVELRDRPIMSRKSRNGMVLGSNITLGKKLFDISGKFRIHLQIQSMELYLGLLPGGQYEEKFRYLVGLYAPDGLSYDLQLEIPASLLPRQKLGKEKPMRLGLTGMLGHAKEALHKRIIQYF, translated from the coding sequence ATGGCCGCAATCAAAAACAAACCAAGTCACCGCGTAATGGAACGCATGTTAGAAGAGCCGCACCAGTTCGACTTCTTCCAAGCGGTGATGCTCTTGGAGCGGCAATATGGCGATCTAAAGCGGACGGATGTTTATACGGACAACGAGGCGCATCCTGTCTTTATGCAACCCCACACTGGCTTGGTCTTCCCGCCTTCCGACATCAAGAACATTCAGTTGGTGAAGCACAATGCGCTGGAAAAACCCGTTGTCACCGTTACTTTTATGGGCTTATACGGTATTGCCTCCCCACTACCCGTCTATTTTTACGACGAGATTGCAACAGATCAGGCATATACCATTCCGCTCAAGTCCTTTTTGGATTTTTTCAACCATCGTCTTTATCAGCACTTTTATCGGGCGTGGAAAAAATACCAACCATCGCTTCAGGCACAAAACGAACATGTGGATCGTCATGCCGAGCGGTTTTATGCTTTGGCCGGAATTGGTCTTCCTGAAGAGCGCTCAGGGCAATTTTTCTCGCCCTTACGCTTGGCGGCATTTGCCGGAAGATTGTCCTCGCCGACACGAAATGCAGAAGGGTTACGCGCCATTTTGGAGGCTTTTTTTGACAATACCCAAGCACGGATTCAGGAAAATATCCCGCGTTGGGTTGAACTTCGCGACCGACCAATCATGAGCCGGAAATCTCGAAATGGCATGGTTTTGGGCAGCAACATCACTTTGGGGAAAAAACTCTTTGATATTTCTGGCAAGTTTAGAATCCATCTTCAAATACAATCTATGGAATTGTACTTGGGGCTTTTGCCCGGTGGCCAATACGAGGAGAAATTCCGCTATTTGGTGGGCTTATATGCCCCAGATGGGTTGAGTTACGATCTTCAATTGGAGATTCCGGCGAGCTTATTACCACGTCAGAAATTAGGCAAGGAAAAACCCATGCGTCTTGGGCTAACGGGTATGTTGGGACATGCCAAAGAAGCTTTGCATAAGCGGATTATCCAATATTTTTGA
- the tssH gene encoding type VI secretion system ATPase TssH: MVTKDLRKLLSRLNAYNTRMMEAAAGFCITRGHYEVTLEHVLLKMMEDGTGDITKIMDHYGATKNNLWVVLQHRLERFKTGNTGRPSFSPVLLQLIESAWIVASVHHGANEVRSGHLIEALLTSDALRLEGFVEALSMVSTDDLRQKFREVVGGSVEDTMVSKSAGSLPHNVTDGEQPSGETALDLYTTDVTGKAREGKIDPIFGRDAEIRQAIDVLSRRRKNNPILIGEAGVGKTAIVEGLALRLVQGDVPDSLKECEIRGLDLALLQAGAGVKGEFENRLKNVIEELRAAPKPIILFIDEAHTLIGAGGAQGTGDAANLLKPALARGELRTIAATTFSEYKQYIEKDPALERRFQPIKVEEPDIEKASMMLRGIKGIYEKFHKLHISTEATQAAAALSSRYIAGRQLPDKAVDLLDTASARVKMGQTAKPGQLDDIERTIANLEVEIEANKRDIATGLSDDLEKLNSLMGELADAKTQKDAFERRWKQELDIVLKIRDIREKISNQDGDLMALRTEMSDLQTQLKGIQGEDPLVHAEVNPAVIAQVIADWTGIPVGSMMKDEAKTLLEMDNRLKAHIKGQDEAIEDVSDVIRTAKAGMKNPDAPIAVFLFVGPSGTGKTETARMVAEEMFGGEKFLTTINMSEYQESHTVSQLKGAPPGYVGYGEGGILTEAVRQRPYSVVLLDECEKAHKDVMNLFYQVFDKGFMRDGEGREIDFRNTVIMLTSNLGTETLTTMGLEDPRPAPDAMRDAIHRDLVSHFQPALLARMKVIPYYPLNKEAVRAITKLKLNRIGKRLSASHQMQFAYSDEVVERIVERCTQVDSGARNIDFIIDRTVLPEASRALLLRMVDENIPSALSLGIDVDGNFTYTFT; encoded by the coding sequence ATGGTAACCAAAGACTTACGCAAACTCCTTTCTCGGCTGAATGCCTACAATACCCGCATGATGGAAGCCGCTGCCGGGTTTTGTATTACACGCGGCCACTATGAAGTCACCTTAGAGCATGTATTGCTCAAAATGATGGAAGATGGTACGGGCGACATCACCAAAATTATGGATCACTACGGAGCAACCAAGAACAACCTGTGGGTGGTCTTGCAGCATCGTCTTGAACGGTTCAAAACCGGAAATACCGGCAGACCCTCCTTTTCACCCGTTTTGCTCCAACTGATCGAATCGGCGTGGATTGTCGCTTCCGTCCATCATGGGGCCAACGAAGTGCGCTCTGGACACCTGATAGAAGCCCTACTCACCTCCGATGCTTTGCGGTTAGAGGGCTTTGTGGAGGCACTCTCTATGGTCTCCACCGATGACCTCCGACAAAAATTTAGGGAGGTGGTTGGTGGTTCTGTGGAAGACACAATGGTCAGTAAATCTGCTGGAAGTCTGCCACATAACGTGACCGATGGCGAACAACCAAGCGGCGAAACAGCCTTAGACCTCTATACCACCGATGTGACCGGAAAAGCCCGTGAGGGTAAAATTGATCCTATTTTTGGACGCGATGCGGAGATCCGCCAAGCGATTGACGTCCTGAGCCGCCGTCGAAAAAACAATCCAATCCTTATCGGAGAGGCCGGAGTCGGAAAAACGGCGATTGTAGAGGGCTTGGCCCTGCGGTTGGTGCAAGGTGACGTGCCGGATTCCCTCAAAGAATGTGAAATTCGCGGATTAGACCTTGCGCTTTTACAAGCCGGTGCGGGCGTTAAAGGGGAGTTCGAGAACCGCCTGAAGAACGTCATTGAAGAGTTACGCGCGGCACCCAAACCCATTATCCTGTTTATTGACGAAGCCCACACCTTGATCGGAGCTGGCGGCGCACAAGGTACGGGCGATGCAGCAAACTTGTTAAAACCAGCTCTTGCACGTGGCGAACTCCGGACAATTGCAGCTACAACTTTCTCGGAATACAAGCAATACATCGAAAAAGATCCCGCCCTTGAACGCCGTTTTCAACCGATTAAGGTAGAAGAACCAGATATCGAAAAAGCCTCGATGATGCTACGCGGTATCAAAGGGATTTATGAGAAGTTCCACAAACTCCATATCTCCACCGAAGCCACCCAAGCCGCTGCGGCACTTTCATCGCGATACATCGCCGGACGCCAACTGCCAGACAAAGCGGTGGATTTATTGGACACAGCATCCGCACGGGTAAAGATGGGACAAACCGCCAAACCCGGCCAATTAGATGATATTGAGCGAACAATCGCCAACCTCGAAGTAGAAATTGAGGCCAACAAGCGCGACATTGCTACAGGTCTATCGGACGATTTGGAGAAATTGAACAGCCTTATGGGCGAGCTTGCCGACGCAAAAACACAGAAAGACGCTTTTGAACGTCGGTGGAAACAAGAATTGGACATCGTTTTGAAAATTCGGGACATACGGGAAAAGATTTCCAACCAAGACGGCGATCTGATGGCCCTGCGTACCGAGATGTCTGACCTGCAAACACAGCTCAAAGGCATACAGGGCGAAGACCCCTTGGTTCATGCGGAGGTTAATCCAGCGGTGATTGCGCAGGTGATTGCAGACTGGACAGGCATTCCGGTTGGAAGCATGATGAAAGATGAGGCGAAGACCTTATTGGAAATGGACAATCGCTTAAAAGCCCATATCAAAGGACAGGACGAAGCCATCGAAGACGTATCGGATGTGATCCGAACGGCAAAAGCTGGCATGAAAAACCCAGATGCACCCATTGCCGTTTTCCTTTTCGTCGGGCCAAGTGGGACTGGAAAAACCGAAACGGCACGCATGGTGGCAGAGGAAATGTTTGGCGGCGAGAAATTCCTCACCACCATCAACATGAGCGAGTACCAAGAGTCGCACACGGTTTCCCAACTTAAAGGCGCACCTCCAGGATATGTGGGTTATGGGGAAGGCGGTATCCTCACAGAAGCCGTTCGTCAGCGCCCCTACTCGGTGGTTTTGCTGGATGAATGTGAAAAAGCCCATAAAGACGTGATGAACCTTTTTTATCAGGTTTTTGACAAAGGCTTTATGCGGGATGGCGAAGGCCGTGAAATTGACTTCCGCAATACCGTGATTATGCTCACCTCCAATTTGGGAACAGAAACCCTAACGACGATGGGCTTAGAAGACCCACGCCCTGCGCCCGACGCCATGCGCGATGCCATCCACCGAGACTTGGTCTCGCACTTCCAACCGGCATTACTTGCACGGATGAAGGTTATTCCCTATTACCCACTCAACAAAGAAGCGGTTAGGGCCATTACAAAACTCAAACTCAACCGCATCGGCAAGCGCTTATCGGCATCTCACCAAATGCAGTTTGCCTATTCTGATGAGGTGGTGGAACGCATTGTGGAACGGTGTACACAAGTGGATAGCGGCGCTCGGAACATTGATTTTATCATTGACCGGACGGTCTTGCCAGAGGCGTCCCGTGCGCTATTACTACGAATGGTAGATGAAAACATCCCTTCGGCCTTGTCGCTCGGCATAGATGTAGATGGCAATTTCACCTACACCTTCACATAA
- a CDS encoding tetratricopeptide repeat protein, whose product MKNIILIIVLNLSFSQLFAQPIYQQLLKTAEERYKAGEWDGAIEAYSLYLQGASNPDLAYNIEIGICFLNKIKTKKDQSLTNILGVPEMSVDGKKAIEYFNIYLNSNSQISSKSNTNIYLTYNYLAETYAIEKNWEKSVEYATKIYKENPDFVIIKSNNYTATQLYKDAKNAYANWLCDQANLYSQNENDNIEAKKHYQKALQFYNDPLVGNAIFNRGWAYSELGEYEKAKNDLENYIQQYPDLNFVSVAKQELESIKILMALNSDPQNSNSLTFERPSYKGETLYYTGEIKNGKANGKGEATTSYNQYYKGDFVDNEYHGIGLHKWANGETYEGDWVFGQRTGQGTYKWKDGGFYSGGFQNGQQIGKGTCKYIYDNGTYTGELLNNVRHGKGTYQWASGDVYTGDWVNGNRTGYGKYTYKIDGKIIEGKWENNVYIPTNTANPINTNANNINIEKEEERASLAIKEKRYNDAIGIYTLLIEKKGGAYHYFERGKVYSMLKNYEKARLDFTSSISIWNSVQTEPMSFLKEDAINELRNIENK is encoded by the coding sequence ATGAAAAACATAATTTTAATAATCGTATTGAATCTTTCATTTAGTCAACTATTTGCGCAGCCTATTTACCAGCAGTTGTTAAAAACAGCAGAAGAGCGATATAAAGCAGGAGAATGGGACGGTGCAATAGAAGCTTATTCCCTATACTTACAAGGAGCTTCTAACCCAGATTTGGCTTATAACATTGAAATTGGGATTTGCTTTCTTAATAAAATTAAAACTAAAAAAGATCAATCTTTGACAAATATTTTAGGTGTTCCAGAAATGTCAGTAGATGGGAAGAAAGCTATTGAATATTTTAATATATATCTTAATTCTAATTCCCAAATTTCATCAAAATCAAATACAAATATTTATCTTACTTATAATTATTTAGCCGAGACCTATGCAATAGAAAAAAATTGGGAAAAATCTGTTGAATATGCTACTAAAATATATAAAGAGAATCCCGATTTTGTCATTATTAAATCAAATAACTACACAGCTACACAGCTATATAAGGATGCCAAAAATGCTTATGCCAACTGGCTTTGTGACCAAGCTAATCTTTATTCGCAAAATGAAAATGATAATATTGAGGCAAAAAAACATTACCAAAAAGCATTGCAATTTTACAATGATCCTTTAGTTGGGAATGCTATTTTTAATAGGGGATGGGCTTATTCAGAACTTGGCGAATATGAAAAAGCTAAAAATGATTTAGAGAATTATATTCAACAATACCCAGATTTGAACTTTGTTTCAGTAGCCAAGCAAGAGTTAGAGTCTATAAAGATTCTTATGGCATTAAATTCAGATCCACAAAATTCAAATTCGCTTACCTTTGAACGCCCAAGCTATAAAGGAGAAACGCTTTACTACACTGGAGAAATTAAAAATGGAAAAGCAAACGGTAAAGGAGAAGCCACCACGAGCTATAATCAATACTATAAAGGCGATTTTGTAGATAATGAATACCACGGAATAGGATTACACAAATGGGCAAATGGAGAAACTTATGAAGGTGATTGGGTTTTCGGTCAACGAACAGGACAAGGAACTTATAAGTGGAAGGATGGCGGTTTTTATTCAGGAGGGTTTCAAAATGGTCAACAAATCGGGAAAGGAACTTGTAAATATATTTATGATAATGGCACATATACTGGTGAACTATTAAATAATGTACGGCACGGAAAAGGGACTTATCAATGGGCAAGCGGAGATGTTTATACCGGGGATTGGGTAAATGGTAATAGAACAGGATACGGTAAATATACGTATAAAATTGATGGAAAAATAATTGAAGGAAAATGGGAAAACAATGTTTATATTCCAACTAACACCGCTAACCCAATAAATACAAATGCTAATAATATAAATATTGAAAAGGAAGAAGAAAGAGCTTCACTGGCTATTAAAGAAAAACGTTATAATGATGCAATAGGAATTTATACTTTGTTAATTGAAAAGAAAGGAGGTGCTTACCATTATTTTGAGAGGGGTAAAGTGTATTCAATGCTCAAAAATTATGAAAAAGCAAGACTGGATTTTACTTCATCAATTAGTATTTGGAATAGCGTTCAAACAGAACCAATGAGTTTTCTAAAAGAAGACGCAATAAATGAGCTAAGGAATATAGAAAACAAATAA
- a CDS encoding FecR domain-containing protein, whose translation MPQHTPKTPDWLVTALKDTPELTKDVRAELELVWKISEKADVSPVFDRPDVVKNMWANIEKQTTHLQRPALVPSLSSTSILPSKNRRWAWAVAASVVLFATSVLFYIYNQDQTSDKQYYTAGIGDLRQEKLPDGSVLQLNSGSEVQFVQSKQGRHAFLKGEAFFDIVKNGEPFAVETFNANIRVLGTRFSVRTLNNQTEVVLVSGKVALSGKQDSLAMLMLPGQRAEVVSGKVQDPQETDLATVLGWKEGGLTMTHTTVQDIVAHLARLYGQEIKVNNQRIKNIQITLHYAKKPALETILKNLCVSINCSIESNRKGYILR comes from the coding sequence ATGCCTCAGCACACCCCAAAAACTCCAGATTGGCTGGTCACTGCTTTAAAAGACACGCCAGAGTTAACAAAAGACGTCCGCGCAGAATTGGAATTGGTGTGGAAAATCTCGGAAAAGGCGGATGTTTCGCCCGTATTTGATCGCCCTGATGTGGTCAAGAACATGTGGGCAAATATCGAAAAGCAAACGACTCATCTTCAACGTCCGGCTTTAGTCCCTTCACTTTCCTCAACCTCGATTTTACCATCGAAAAATAGACGATGGGCATGGGCTGTTGCAGCCTCGGTGGTGCTTTTCGCTACGTCGGTCTTGTTTTATATTTATAATCAGGATCAAACATCAGATAAACAGTATTATACAGCCGGCATTGGTGATCTCCGCCAAGAAAAACTTCCAGATGGTTCGGTGCTGCAACTCAACAGCGGCTCAGAAGTTCAATTTGTGCAATCCAAACAAGGACGGCACGCTTTTTTAAAGGGCGAAGCTTTTTTTGACATTGTGAAAAACGGAGAACCGTTTGCGGTCGAAACCTTTAATGCCAACATTCGCGTTCTGGGAACCCGCTTTAGCGTCCGTACCCTAAACAATCAAACTGAGGTGGTCTTGGTATCGGGGAAAGTGGCACTTTCAGGTAAACAGGACTCCTTGGCGATGTTGATGCTCCCCGGACAACGCGCGGAAGTGGTTTCAGGCAAGGTACAAGACCCACAAGAAACGGATCTTGCGACCGTTTTGGGATGGAAAGAGGGTGGCTTGACCATGACCCATACTACTGTGCAGGACATCGTGGCACATCTGGCTCGCTTGTATGGGCAGGAGATTAAGGTCAATAACCAACGCATTAAAAACATCCAAATCACACTTCATTATGCCAAAAAACCAGCTTTAGAGACGATTTTAAAAAACCTTTGCGTTTCAATAAATTGCAGCATTGAATCGAATCGTAAAGGCTATATCCTCCGGTGA